The following nucleotide sequence is from Bacteroidota bacterium.
ATCAGCGTAGGCGAAGCAAGTATTTTTGCTTCAATGGCTAAATCAGGATTATTCAAGATATCAACTATTTCTAATGAATAATTATCATTCAGAACCTCAGAAAATACTTCCTTTATTTTTTTAATTACATCAGAAGTTTTAACATTGGATTCGACTACATATAATTTAAATTTATAATTTGACATAAGTATAAGTTTATTCGATTAATGATTCTGTGATTTCTTTTAGTTGTGCACTATCTAATGGTTTATGCAATACTTCAAAATCTAATCCTGCTTCAGCAGCTTTCTTAAGTTGTTCAAAAAATTCTTTATGATAGGCTGTGAAAATATAAATAGAAGTTTCAGAGTCAATTTTCCGTAATTCATTTAATGTTTCAACTCCATTCATCCCGGGCATTTTTAAATCTAAATATACAAGGTCAAATTTTTGCATTTTAAATTTATCTATACCTTCGTAGCCCGATTCTGCAACTACCACATTGTAATTAGTATCTTCAAAAGTTAAAATAAAGGATTGTCTTATTGCAAAATCGTCATCAATTACTAAGATGTTTTTTTTCATT
It contains:
- a CDS encoding circadian clock protein KaiB (Decreases the phosphorylation of KaiC, a component of the main circadian regulator in cyanobacteria); translated protein: MSNYKFKLYVVESNVKTSDVIKKIKEVFSEVLNDNYSLEIVDILNNPDLAIEAKILASPTLIMEFPLPSKRVIGKIADTEKLFARLKIVKE
- a CDS encoding response regulator yields the protein MKKNILVIDDDFAIRQSFILTFEDTNYNVVVAESGYEGIDKFKMQKFDLVYLDLKMPGMNGVETLNELRKIDSETSIYIFTAYHKEFFEQLKKAAEAGLDFEVLHKPLDSAQLKEITESLIE